The DNA sequence CAGATTCTCCCACTAAACCACTAAATAGTCTTCCGACATCTAGCCTTAATAGGGGTAAATGCCAATGATGAGCGATCGCTTTTGCGGTTAATGATTTTCCTGTACCCTGAATACCCACAAGTAGTAATCCTCTGGGATAAGGTAAACCATAGGCTCTGGCAGATTCACTGAATGCCCCTCCTCTTCGCAATAACCACTCTTTGAGGTTGTCTAAACCGCCAATGTCGGATATTTGTTCTTTGGTGGGGTAGTAGTCAAGGATTTGTGTTTGCCGTATGGACTGTTTTTTTTCCTCTAGTATCAGTTCCACGTCTTCTCCTTCTAATTTGCCATTTTGTGCGATCGCCCTTGTTATGACCCTTCTAATGCGTTCTAAAGACAATCCCTGAGCAGAGCGAACTAACTCTCCTAAAAATTGTTCGCTAAGATTTTGACGGGTAGCCGATAAAAGTCGTTGAATTTCACTCTTGATTTCTTCGGCTTGGGGTAAGGCAAACTCGATAATGGTAAATACTTCTCTTAATTCTGTGGGCAGATTAACTTCAGGGGCAATAATAACGATATTTTTTGGTTGGGCTTTGAGACTACGAGCCAAATTACGCAATTTACGAGAGATAGAAATGTCTTCCAAAAAACGGTGAAAATCCCTCAAAATAAATACTCCTCCTGTGTTAGATGGTAATTTTTCTAAAAACTCTAACGCTTGTAATGGATTACGTCTGCCAAAATTGGCATTGTTAGGATTATCTTGATAACCTTCCACAAAATCCCAGATATATGTATGACGATTACCTAAACTTTGTGCCACAGATGTGATCGCTTTTTCTACTCTTTCTTCTTCCTGACTGGGAATATAAATGAGGGGATAACAAGCCCTTAACAAGAGGGAAAATTCTTGATTAAATTGGTTCATGATAATCTTTTGTATTTATTATGATCAATATCTATATAGGTTAAAAATAATTTAATTGATCTTAACCTTATAATTTGCTTTCAAAGTTTGAGCGTTTCCTGATTTATAAAGAGCAAAGTAAAAAGAGCAAGAGGCAAACCCCTCTGTGTCTCCCCTTAACCTTTTAGTTAAAATGTATCGAAAAAAACTGTCTTGAGTAAAGGATTAGAGCTAAGATAATAAGGTTATATAAAAAATGTCTATGATGAGATAAAATTTGGTGAGTTTTCCTATGTTTTGGGAAAAAATAACCATTTGACCAACATATCTTCATTATTTAATAATGATTAATTGCTACCTAAGTTAGATTAGTAAAATAAAATAAGAGCAAGTTGTTCGTAACTAGACAAGAAATAAACTAGAGAAAAACTTGCTTCTGTGTGTGCTGTGAATCATTTTAGGTTAGTGATATTTTCTTTTCTGTGGTTAAATCAGTAAGTAACATCGAGAGTTAAAGTAGAGATTAAGCTAAAAAATATTATGACTTCAGTGACTACTAATTATCAAGAAGATTTGAGTATATATTCGAGTTCAGAATTATTACTACGCCACCGACTGAAATTAGTTGAAAATTTGTGGGAATCAGTATTAGCTAATGAATGTGGACAAGAGTTGATAGATTTGTTAGAAAGATTAAAGTCGGCTTGTTCTCCAGAAGGTCAAACCACCGAAACTGAGAATTTTTCTGTGAGCAAATGGATTGAGGAATTAGAATTAGATGATGCCATTAAAGCCGCCCGTGCTTTTGCTTTATATTTCCAGTTAATTAATATTGTTGAACAGCATTACGAACAAAGAACACAAAAACTTATTCGTCGTACTACCACTGAAGCTCAGGTTAACGCTATACAAAAACCGTCAGTAAATAATAAGACTTCTTCTATCGATGAGGATAGTTATTTTCATCCTAAGCTCAATCCTAGCAGTGGTGGAACTTTTCACTGGCTTTTTCCCCATTTAAAAACTTTGAATGTGCCTCCCCAGAAAATTCAAAAGTTATTGGATGAGTTGGATATTAGCTTAGTTTTTACTGCACACCCCACAGAAATTGTGCGTCATAC is a window from the Cyanobacterium sp. Dongsha4 genome containing:
- a CDS encoding AAA family ATPase; its protein translation is MNQFNQEFSLLLRACYPLIYIPSQEEERVEKAITSVAQSLGNRHTYIWDFVEGYQDNPNNANFGRRNPLQALEFLEKLPSNTGGVFILRDFHRFLEDISISRKLRNLARSLKAQPKNIVIIAPEVNLPTELREVFTIIEFALPQAEEIKSEIQRLLSATRQNLSEQFLGELVRSAQGLSLERIRRVITRAIAQNGKLEGEDVELILEEKKQSIRQTQILDYYPTKEQISDIGGLDNLKEWLLRRGGAFSESARAYGLPYPRGLLLVGIQGTGKSLTAKAIAHHWHLPLLRLDVGRLFSGLVGESESRTRQMIQIAEALSPCILWIDEIDKGFAGADGKGDSGTTSRVFGTFITWLAEKQSPVFVVATANNIQTLPPEILRKGRFDEVFFVGLPSQAEREAIFTVHLNRLRPHNLQTYDIKRLAYETPEFSGAEIEQTIIEAMHIGFSENRDFTTEDILSAASQIIPLARTAKEQIEFLQNWATSGKARLASRNQSILGK